CCCGAGAAGCTGCGCCTGACCGCCGCCTCCGCCGTCGGGCCCGGCATCCCCGCCGGCGCGAACGCCGTCGAGGGCGTCGTGACCGACACCAGCTACGTCGGCGTGAGCACCCAGTACCTCGTGAAGGTGCCGTGGGGGCAGGAGCTGGTGGTGTTCGAGCAGAACGTCGGCGTCGAGGGGCCGGTCGAGCCGGGCACCGACGTCGTCGTGCACTTCGACGGCGGGCACGGGTTCGTCCTGGACGCCGCGGGCGACGGCGTGCGCGGAGGTGCGCCGGCCGAGGCGACGGTCGGGGCGCTGACGTGAGCGCGCTCGCCGGACTGACCCTCGAGACCCAGCAGGGCGGCGCCCCCGCGCCGGCTCGCAAGGGCCGACGGCGGACCGCCTACCTGCTCCTGCTGCCGGGCGCCCTGTGGCTGCTGCTGTTCTTCGTGGTGCCGCTGGTCCAGCTGGCCGCCACGAGTCTGTACGACCCGTCCGGGTCGCTGTCCACCGGCTACCAGATGGCGTTCGCGTTCGAGAACTACGTCAACGCGGTCACGGCGTATGCCCCGCACCTGCTGCGCTCGTTCCTCTACGCCGGCATCGCCACAGCCTTGGCGTTCCTGCTGGGCTACCCGCTGGCCTACGCGATGGCCTTCCGGGCCGGCCGGTGGAAGAACCTCATGCTGCTGCTGGTGGTCGCACCGTTCTTCACCTCGTTCCTCGTCCGCACCCTCGCGTGGAAGTCGATCCTCGCGGACAACGGCCCGGTCGTGGGGATCCTCCAGGCCGTGGGTCTCATCGCGCCGGACGGGCGCCTGCTGGCCACCTCCGTCGCGGTCGTCACCGGCCTCACCTACAACTTCCTGCCGTTCATGGTGTTGCCGATCTACGCCAGCCTGGAGAAGCTCGACCCCAAGCTCGTGGAGGCCGCCGGCGACCTGTACGCCAGCCCGGCGACGGCGTTCCGCAAGGTCACGCTGCCGCTGTCGATGACCGGGGTGGTGGCCGGGACGCTGATGACGTTCATCCCGGCGGCGGGTGACTACGTCAACGCCGAGCTCCTCGGCACGCCGAACCAGTACATGATCGGCAACGTCATCAACAGCTCGTTCCTGGTGACCTTGAACTTCCCGCTGGCGGCCTCGTTGTCGTTCGTGCTGATGGCGATCATCCTGCTGTTCGTGCTGCTGTATGTCCGCCGCGTGGGCACGAAGGAGCTGGTGTGATGGCCACCCCCCAGACCGCACCGCGGACCTCGTACCGGGCGCGGCGCTGGCTCGGGCGCAACCTCGTCTCCGTGGTCGCCGCGCTGGTGCTCGCGTACATGCTGCTGCCGAACGTCGTCGTGGCGATGCTGTCCTTCAACAAGCCCGCCAGCCGGCTGAGCTACGACTTCAACGAGTTCACCTGGGACAACTGGCTCAACCCGTGCGCGGCGGGCGACATGTGCGCGGCGCTGGGCACCAGCTTCCGTATCTCCCTGGTGGTGACGGTCGTCGCCACGCTGCTCGGCACGCTTATGGCGTTCGCCATGGTGCGGCACCGTTACCGCGGCCAGTCGGCCACGAACGTGCTGATCTACCTGCCGATGGCCACGCCCGAGGTGGTGATGGGCTCCTCGCTGCTCACCCTGTTCGTCGCGGCCGGCACCCAGCTCGGCCCGGTCACGGTCGCGATCGCCCACATCATGTTCTGCCTGTCGTTCGTGGTGGTGACCGTAAAGGCGCGCTTGGCCGGGCTCGACCCGCGCCTGGAGCAGGCGGCGATGGACCTGTACGCGAACGAGTGGGAGACGTTCCGCCGGATCACGCTCCCCCTGGTGGCGCCGGGCATCGCCGCGGCGGCGATGCTCAGCTTCGCGCTGTCCTTCGACGACTTCGTCATCACGAACTTCAACTCCGGGACCACGGTGACCTTCCCGATGTTCGTGTGGGGCAGCGCCCAGCGCGGCGTGCCGCCCCAGGTCAACGTGGTGGGCACGGCGATGTTCGTCATCGCCGTCGCCGTGCTCGTCCTGTCCCAGCTGCGAGGGCGGCGCGCCCCTCGCCGCTGAGCAATCCCAGACTCGACGCCCGGCGCGCCCCCCTTCCGCGCCGGGCGTCGTTCCTCTCCCTCACACCGACAACCCCAGCCCGCGTGTGACGTCGCCTGCCGTCCCGCGCCGAGGCACAATCAGCCGATGGGGACCGCCACGCGCAGTGTCGCGCAAACCGCCCGCGAGCAGGCCGCCGCGCACCTGCCCGCGATCGTCCGCGACATCACGGCACTGGTCGAGACCGAGACCTCCAGCTACGACCCCGCGGCGCTGCGCACCGGGTCCTTCCACGTCGCCACCCTCGCCGGCCGGCTCTGCGGGCCGCCGGCTCGCGAGCACCGGCACCCCGGCGGCGAGTACGGCGACATGCTCACGCTCACCTGGCCCGGCACCGCGCCCGGCCGGGTCCTGATACTCGCCCACTACGACACGGTGTGGCCCACCGGCACCCTCGCTACCTGGCCGGTCACCGCCAGCCGCGACGCCGACGGCCGCGAGGTGCTCACCGGCCCCGGCATCTTCGACATGAAGGCCGGCCTGGTGCAGAGCCTGTGGGCGCTCCGGCTGCTCCAGCAGTCCGGCGCAGCCACCCCCACCGTGACCCTCTTCCTCAACGGCGACGAGGAGCTCGGCTCCCCGGTGTCCCGCCCGCTCATCGAGGAGCTCGCCGTCCTGGCCGACGCCGTCCTCGTCGCCGAGCCGTCCGCCGGCGGCGCCGTGAAGACCGGCCGCAAGGGCGTGGGGTTCTTCCGCGTCGACGTCGTCGGCATCGAGGCCCACGCGGGGCTCGACCCAGAGGCCGGCGCCAGCGCTATCCATGCGATCGCCGAGGTGATCACCCAGGTCACCCGCATCTCGGACCTCAGCAAGGGCACGTCCATCAACGTCGGCCTGGTCGACGGCGGATCGGGAGCCAACGTCGCCGCCGGGCGCGCGACGGCGGTGGTGGACATCCGCGTGCAGGACCCCGCCGAGCAGGAACGGGTGGATCGCGCCTTCGACGCCGTCACGGTCAGCGACCCGCGCGTCAAGGTCACCATCGGTCACCACTGGAACCGCCCGCCCATGTTCCCCAACGAGGCGTCGGCGCCGCTGGTGGGCGTGCTGCGCGAGGTCGCCCACGAGCTCGGGTACGAGCTCCAGGAGGCGTTCGTCGGTGGTGCCAGCGACGCGAACTTCGTCGCAGGGCTGGGCCGGCCGGTGGTGTGCGGTCTCGGTGCGGTCGGCGCCGGTCCGCACGCCCGCACCGAGTTCATCTACGCCGACGCCATCCCCACGCAGGTCGCGCTCACCGCGGGCGCGCTCGGCCGCCTCGCCCATGGCCTGCCGCTACTGACGGCCTGAGTCACCACCCCCATCGTGGCCGCGGGGGCCGGCCCTCGACCAGCTCACCTGGGTGGATGCCCATGTACTCCGCGAGGATCCCGATCTCGGTGACCGTCCA
This window of the Georgenia yuyongxinii genome carries:
- a CDS encoding M20 family metallopeptidase: MGTATRSVAQTAREQAAAHLPAIVRDITALVETETSSYDPAALRTGSFHVATLAGRLCGPPAREHRHPGGEYGDMLTLTWPGTAPGRVLILAHYDTVWPTGTLATWPVTASRDADGREVLTGPGIFDMKAGLVQSLWALRLLQQSGAATPTVTLFLNGDEELGSPVSRPLIEELAVLADAVLVAEPSAGGAVKTGRKGVGFFRVDVVGIEAHAGLDPEAGASAIHAIAEVITQVTRISDLSKGTSINVGLVDGGSGANVAAGRATAVVDIRVQDPAEQERVDRAFDAVTVSDPRVKVTIGHHWNRPPMFPNEASAPLVGVLREVAHELGYELQEAFVGGASDANFVAGLGRPVVCGLGAVGAGPHARTEFIYADAIPTQVALTAGALGRLAHGLPLLTA
- a CDS encoding ABC transporter permease; translation: MATPQTAPRTSYRARRWLGRNLVSVVAALVLAYMLLPNVVVAMLSFNKPASRLSYDFNEFTWDNWLNPCAAGDMCAALGTSFRISLVVTVVATLLGTLMAFAMVRHRYRGQSATNVLIYLPMATPEVVMGSSLLTLFVAAGTQLGPVTVAIAHIMFCLSFVVVTVKARLAGLDPRLEQAAMDLYANEWETFRRITLPLVAPGIAAAAMLSFALSFDDFVITNFNSGTTVTFPMFVWGSAQRGVPPQVNVVGTAMFVIAVAVLVLSQLRGRRAPRR
- a CDS encoding ABC transporter permease — its product is MSALAGLTLETQQGGAPAPARKGRRRTAYLLLLPGALWLLLFFVVPLVQLAATSLYDPSGSLSTGYQMAFAFENYVNAVTAYAPHLLRSFLYAGIATALAFLLGYPLAYAMAFRAGRWKNLMLLLVVAPFFTSFLVRTLAWKSILADNGPVVGILQAVGLIAPDGRLLATSVAVVTGLTYNFLPFMVLPIYASLEKLDPKLVEAAGDLYASPATAFRKVTLPLSMTGVVAGTLMTFIPAAGDYVNAELLGTPNQYMIGNVINSSFLVTLNFPLAASLSFVLMAIILLFVLLYVRRVGTKELV